One Triticum dicoccoides isolate Atlit2015 ecotype Zavitan chromosome 5B, WEW_v2.0, whole genome shotgun sequence genomic window carries:
- the LOC119309057 gene encoding CRM-domain containing factor CFM3, chloroplastic/mitochondrial-like, whose amino-acid sequence MALLFPPPALSPKPPFPSTLRSTRPRRTTCISSVSSPRPPASAPSPSTSSPYKAPALDGGTEIRKKKTKRNLKPSFEEQALRRWSARAPSQRASFPWQRQQPQPSHREDEGAEDHEPSSATLRSIVEYFDYDSSEDGGGDVGEGKDKGNDGVAHGEAAQDRDEESRSQPTYLLGSRPVSAPWMHGQEGPTVVDRLLSGPVGGDEEEAVRNGVFDDELDSEDEDEEWVDNSEVLEEEPMTVNLEEELYEDEDPAAPTTSSSFPLDSILDQGSTGGGLDRSIRRSSVSSIVNTLRNSMEESASATIGSSEGEDFVQKLGSVLLPWEREEGNAFDGDKRGRHSNTKLAERTIPEPELRRLRDAALRMKERMRIGPGGVTHAIVESIHSKWKVDEVVKMRFEGPPSLNMKRTHEILEDRTGGTVIWRSGRSIVLYRGMNYNLRCVQSYTKIAEVDSSENAGDAIGLVPSSEERNLQKPTVEHDLQKPIVERNSQKSSADDVKRSKSIMNFSQEATETFDIDSFLDQLGPRYKDWSGRSPIPVDADLLPGLVPGYKPPFRQLPYRTKISLKDKEMTALRRLARQTAPHFALGRNREHQGLAAAIVKVWEKSSIVKIAIKRGVPNTCNDRMAEEIKKLTGGVLVSRNKEYIIFYRGNDFVTPKVRKVLVEQQQHAITQQEQEELARLKASASITPIPKALKNPLVAGTLAETREATFRWGDSLNDELRKKENNRLILAKHTSLLKNMKRKLILAKTKVAKAEMALAKVQEYLSPAELPTDLETVTDEERFLFRIIGLKMKAFLMLGRREVFDGTVQNMHFHWKHRELVKIVVKGKTFEQVKHIAISLEAESGGVLIALDKTTKGYSIIFYRGKNYKRPQVLKPRNLLTRRRAMARSIELQRREALNHHISVLRHKIWKLKSQLVQMRAAGRKQDAELLQTVEDDLSSDDDNIQDEGDEAYLQTYGSDDEDDADDDSNEYL is encoded by the exons ATGGCACTGCTCTTCCCGCCCCCGGCCCTCTCACCCAAACCCCCCTTCCCCTCCACTCTCCGATCGACGCGGCCGCGGCGCACCACCTGCATCAGCAGCGTCTCCTCCCCTCGCCCTCCCGCTTCAGCGCCCTCCCCATCCACCTCCTCGCCGTACAAGGCGCCGGCGCTAGACGGCGGCACGGAgataaggaagaagaagactaagaGGAACCTGAAGCCGAGCTTCGAGGAGCAGGCACTCCGCCGCTGGTCTGCGAGGGCGCCCTCCCAGCGCGCCTCCTTCCCCTGGCAGCGGCAGCAGCCGCAGCCGTCTCACCGAGAAGACGAGGGCGCGGAGGATCATGAGCCCAGTAGCGCCACGCTGCGGTCCATCGTCGAGTACTTCGACTACGACTCCTCGGAGGATGGCGGCGGCGATGTCGGAGAGGGCAAAGACAAGGGCAATGACGGCGTGGCACACGGCGAGGCGGCCCAGGACCGGGACGAAGAGTCGCGTTCCCAACCGACCTACCTTCTTGGGAGCCGGCCGGTCTCCGCGCCGTGGATGCACGGGCAAGAAGGACCCACCGTCGTCGACCGGCTGCTTTCGGGTCCGGTGGGTGGAGACGAGGAAGAGGCTGTCAGGAACGGTGTGTTCGATGATGAGCTAGATTCGGAGGATGAAGACGAAGAATGGGTGGACAACAGTGAGGTATTGGAAGAAGAGCCAATGACAGTGAACTTAGAAGAGGAATTGTATGAGGATGAGGATCCTGCCGCGCCGACAACAAGTTCTTCTTTTCCGCTGGATTCTATACTGGACCAAGGTTCCACAGGCGGTGGGTTGGACAGGAGTATCAGGCGAAGCAGTGTAAGCTCAATTGTCAACACACTCAGGAATTCGATGGAGGAAAGTGCCAGTGCCACAATTGGGAGCTCCGAGGGGGAAGATTTTGTCCAGAAGCTGGGTTCTGTGCTCCTTCCatgggagagggaggaggggaatGCGTTTGATGGTGACAAGCGAGGGAGGCACAGCAACACCAAGTTGGCAGAGAGGACTATCCCAGAACCAGAGCTGCGGAGGCTTAGAGACGCGGCATTGAGGatgaaggagaggatgaggattgGTCCAGGAGGGGTTACACATGCCATTGTGGAGAGCATCCACAGTAAATGGAAGGTGGACGAGGTGGTCAAGATGAGGTTTGAAGGGCCTCCGAGCCTGAACATGAAGAGAACCCATGAGATACTAGAG GACAGGACTGGGGGAACTGTGATATGGAGGTCAGGGAGGTCGATTGTCTTATATCGAGGAATGAACTACAACCTTCGATGCGTGCAGTCATACACCAAAATTGCAGAAGTTGATTCATCTGAAAATGCTGGCGATGCCATTGGTCTTGTACCCAGCTCTGAAGAGCGTAACTTGCAAAAGCCAACTGTTGAGCATGATTTGCAAAAGCCAATTGTTGAGCGCAATTCACAAAAGTCAAGTGCAGACGATGTGAAAAGATCGAAATCTATCATGAATTTCTCTCAAGAAGCTACGGAAACGTTTGACATCGATAGCTTCTTGGATCAATTGGGACCACGGTACAAGGATTGGTCTGGTCGCAGCCCCATCCCTGTCGATGCCGATTTGCTTCCCGGTTTAGTTCCAGGGTACAAGCCACCATTTAGGCAACTTCCTTACAGGACTAAAATTAGTTTGAAAGATAAGGAAATGACAGCTTTGCGTAGACTTGCTAGACAAACTGCTCCACATTTCGCTCTAG GGAGAAACAGGGAACACCAAGGCTTAGCTGCTGCTATTGTTAAAGTATGGGAGAAAAGTTCTATTGTAAAGATTGCCATCAAGAGGGGGGTGCCAAACACATGCAACGATCGAATGGCAGAGGAAATCAAG AAATTGACAGGAGGAGTACTTGTTTCGAGGAACAAGGAGTATATTATTTTCTATAGGGGAAATGACTTCGTGACTCCTAAAGTAAGGAAGGTCTTGGTGGAACAGCAACAACACGCAATTACTCAGCAGGAACAGGAAGAGCTGGccaggcttaaagcatcagcctcaATTACTCCCATCCCCAAAGCATTAAAGAATCCTCTAGTTGCTGGCACTCTTGCAGAAACTAGAGAAGCCACATTTCGTTGGGGAGATTCACTTAATGACGAGCTGAGGAAAAAGGAGAATAATCGTTTGATTTTGGCCAAACATACCTCTCTTTTGAAGAACATGAAGAGAAAACTGATTTTG GCGAAAACAAAGGTTGCAAAAGCAGAGATGGCTTTGGCGAAAGTTCAGGAATATCTCTCTCCAGCAGAGCTTCCAACTGATCTGGAAACTGTTACAGACGAGGAGCGTTTCCTATTCCGCATAATTGGCCTGAAAATGAAGGCCTTTTTGATGCTTG GCAGGCGAGAAGTTTTTGATGGTACTGTGCAAAACATGCACTTTCATTGGAAGCATCGAGAATTGGTCAAAATTGTTGTGAAGGGAAAGACCTTTGAACAAGTTAAACATATTGCTATCTCCCTAGAAGCTGAGAGTGGGGGCGTGCTCATTGCACTCGACAAGACAACAAAAGGATATTCAATCATTTTCTACCGTGGTAAGAACTATAAAAGGCCCCAAGTTTTAAAGCCACGGAACCTATTGACAAGAAGACGGGCAATGGCACGGTCCATTGAGCTCCAAAGACGAGAG GCATTAAATCATCATATCTCAGTTCTGCGACACAAGATCTGGAAGTTGAAGTCACAGCTT GTACAGATGAGGGCTGCTGGGAGAAAACAGGACGCAGAGTTACTCCAAACGGTCGAGGACGATTTGTCTTCAGATGACGATAATATACAG GATGAAGGGGATGAAGCTTACCTGCAAACTTACGGCAGCGACGATGAGGATGATGCCGACGATGATTCCAATGAATATCTCTGA